Below is a window of Paramagnetospirillum magneticum AMB-1 DNA.
GATAGGTCCGGCGCAGCAGGTATTGGGCGGTCATGCCCTGCAGCATCATGGCGGCGGCGGTGCGCTCGTCGATGGCGTCGGGAAGCTTCACCAGCCGGTCGGCGGGCATCAGCCGGACCTCGGCATAGGCTCCCAGCGGCGGATTGGCATAGGCGACGCGATCGCCGACCTTCAAATCCGTGACGTCGTCACCCACCGCTTCGACCACGCCGGCGCCTTCCAGGCCGGGGGTGAAGGGCAGGGGGGCAGGGTAAAGCCCGCTCCGGTGATAGACGTCGATGTAATTGAGGCCCACGGCGGTATGGCGCAGCAGCACCTGACCGGCCGCGGGGACGGCAAGATCGACCTCTTCCCAGACCATGACCTCGGGGCCACCGGGCTGGTGAATGCGGATGGCGTTGGTCTTCACTTGAGGGGGACTCCTTCATGACGCAGCAGGAATTCCTTGGTCTCCACGCCATCGATGCCGGAATAGCCGCCCATGGCGCCATTGGCGCCCAGCACGCGGTGGCAGGGAATGATCACCGGAATAGGATTGCGACCGCAGGCGCCGCCCAGCGCACGGGGCGCGGTACCCAATTCCTCGGCCAGTTCGCCATAGCTCCGGGTCTGGCCGAAGGGAATCCGCGACAGGGCCGCCCACACCTTCTGCTGGAAGGCGGTGCCGTGCGGCGCCAGCGGCAAGTCGAAGCTGGTGCGCTTGCCGTCGAAATACTCCTCCAGCTGGTCGCGGGCCTTGAGCAGCAGGGGAGTCTCGTCGTTCTCGGGCAGGAAGCCCCAATCCACCGCGACGATGGCGCCATCGGCTTCGAACAGGGCCAGCGGCCCGATGGGGGAATTGAAGGCGAGTTGCGGCATGGTGGCGGTTACTTCTTGCTGAGCAGGGCGGCCAATTGGTCGGGATCGGTGACCGGCGCCCGGCAGGTGGAGCCCTGGCAAATATAGGCCGCGGCCCGGCCGTCGACCAGAGACTTGCCGTGGGCCGGATGGCCTGGGGGCAGGGCGGCGCCGTTGTCCACCCGCAGCAGCGAGACCGGCGGCAGGGGTGTGGTGGCGAAAGTGCGCAGCAGGGCACGGCCGCCTGAATCATCCAGCGGTCCGACGATCACCACTTGCAGCGGCTCGGCCAGGATAGCGAAGGCCTCCAGCAGGGACGTCATGTGGGGAATCTGCTCGGGGATGGCAGCGCCGAAGGCATCGATCACCGCCTGAGACCGCTCGCGCCAGGCCTCGTCGCCGGTGACCAGCCACAGCCGGGCCAGGGCCTCGGCCATCAT
It encodes the following:
- a CDS encoding methylated-DNA--[protein]-cysteine S-methyltransferase; the encoded protein is MPQLAFNSPIGPLALFEADGAIVAVDWGFLPENDETPLLLKARDQLEEYFDGKRTSFDLPLAPHGTAFQQKVWAALSRIPFGQTRSYGELAEELGTAPRALGGACGRNPIPVIIPCHRVLGANGAMGGYSGIDGVETKEFLLRHEGVPLK